A genome region from Salvelinus alpinus chromosome 26, SLU_Salpinus.1, whole genome shotgun sequence includes the following:
- the LOC139554381 gene encoding uncharacterized protein yields the protein MAPRTSSPSNLGSSNSRPQGPGSLLVSPISSPLDSSLRPVISHPSGPHHIPPPPPFMPPVYRPDNGHSGMMPPGPPPPNGHPPGPMIPPGHRPPPPGAYGPSSPHNRYLPPPSHYGPVPPPFGPPHTYVHYGPLDHSIPLRHLPPGVAPFPPHVGPKDFPVQPQVPHGHDSSVGPQPGAGPQGQGQDYSSQQATAAPQDSVSSAMAEP from the exons ATGGCCCCACGTACATCCTCACCAAGCAATCTGGGCAGCTCG AACTCTCGACCTCAGGGTCCTGGCTCCCTGCTGGTCTCTCCCATCAGCTCCCCCCTCGACTCAAGCCTCAGACCAGTCATCAGCCATCCCTCCGGACCCCACCACATCCCTCCTCCCCCACCCTTCATGCCTCCCGTGTACCGACCAGACAACGGACACTCAGGCATGATGCCTCCTGGACCCCCACCGCCTAACGGACACCCGCCTGGTCCAATGATACCACCCGGACATCGGCCTCCACCTCCTGGTGCTTACGGTCCCTCTTCCCCACACAACCGGTACCTTCCTCCACCTTCTCACTATGGACCGGTGCCTCCTCCATTCG GACCCCCACATACCTACGTGCACTATGGACCACTTGATCACTCCATCCCACTCCGACACCTGCCCCCTGGGGTGGCCCCATTCCCTCCTCATGTCGGCCCCAAAGACTTCCCTGTGCAGCCACAGGTCCCACATGGCCATGACTCTTCAGTGGGCCCCCAGCCCGGCGCTGGCCCCCAGGGCCAGGGGCAAGACTACAGCTCCCAGCAGGCAACAGCTGCCCCCCAGGACTCAGTCAGCTCTGCCATGGCAGAGCCTTAG
- the LOC139554382 gene encoding putative nuclease HARBI1: MSSSPSLATEDSVTSKRSSIGLQMVCNADCVISNVVAKWPGSVHDSRIFRASEIYQCLSQGEFSGVLLGDRGYGCQPFLLTPFTDPQEAQQAYNHAHARTRARVEMTFGLLKARFHCLHKLRVSPVRACDITVACAVLHNVACLRKERAPRVPPAMDWDNPAIFPDDDSGRLLRDQYVLNYFS; encoded by the exons atgtcttcatctccttccctggccacagaagactctgtgacatcaaagaggagttctataggattgcag atggtctgcaatgctgactgtgtgatcagcaatgttgtggcaaaatggcctggctcagtccatgactccagaatctttcgggcctctgaaatctatcagtgcctatcacaag gtgaattctctggtgtgttgctgggagacagggggtatggctgccagccttttctcctgacacctttcacagacccccaggaagcacagcaggcctacaaccatgcccatgccaggaccagggccagagttgaaatgacctttggcctcctgaaggcacgctttcactgccttcacaaattaagggtcagccctgttagggcatgtgatattactgtggcttgtgctgtcctccacaatgtggcctgcctgaggaaggagagggcccccagagtgccaccagccatggactgggacaatccggcaatcttccctgatgacgacagtggtcggctgctgagggaccaatatgtgttgaattattttagttag